One region of Salvia miltiorrhiza cultivar Shanhuang (shh) chromosome 3, IMPLAD_Smil_shh, whole genome shotgun sequence genomic DNA includes:
- the LOC131016665 gene encoding LOW QUALITY PROTEIN: uncharacterized protein At5g02240 (The sequence of the model RefSeq protein was modified relative to this genomic sequence to represent the inferred CDS: deleted 1 base in 1 codon): protein MARFAVTSAATHKCWSFNPIDRFPISRVAFPNSSAFRFSQPRRARISVVAMSGSSKSTVLVTGAGGRTGQIVYKKLKERVDQYTARGLVRTPESKEKIGGEDDVYVGDVDDADSMVPAIQGIDALIILTSAVPKIKPGFDLSQGGRPEFYFEDGAFPEQVDWIGQKNQIDAAKAAGVKQIVLVGSMGGTNPNHPLNSIGNGNILVWKRKAEQYLADSGIPYTIIRAGGLQDKDGGVRELLVGKDDELLETETRTIARADVAETCIQALSIEEAKFKALDLASKPEGSGTPTKDFKALFSQATSRF, encoded by the exons ATGGCACGTTTCGCAGTCACCTCAGCCGCCACTCATAAATGCTGGAGCTTTAATCCTATCGACAGATTCCCTATTTCTAGAGTTGCTTTTCCCAATTCTTCCGCATTCCGATTTTCCCAGCCGCGAAGAGCGAGAATTTCGGTGGTGGCGATGTCTGGCTCAAGCAAAAGCACTGTTCTTGTTACCGGCGCCGGCGGTAGAACTG GCCAAATTGTTTACAAGAAACTAAAGGAGAGGGTAGACCAGTATACTGCAAGGGGTTTGGTACGAACCCCCGAGAGCAAGGAGAAAATTGGTGGTGAAGACGATGTTTACGTTGGGGATGTA GATGATGCTGATAGCATGGTTCCAGCTATCCAGGGGATTGATGCTCTTATAATTCTCACTAGTGCTGTGCCAAAGATAAAACCTGGCTTCGACTTGTCTCAAGGTGGAAGGCCGGAATTCTATTTTGAAGATGGAGCATTTCCTGAGCAG GTTGATTGGATTGGGCAAAAGAACCAAATAGATGCTG CTAAAGCTGCTGGAGTGAAGCAGATTGTATTGGTTGGATCGATGGGAGGAACAAATCCAAATCACCCTCTAAATAGCATAGGAAATGGAAATATCTTG GTTTGGAAGAGAAAGGCCGAACAATATCTGGCTGACTCGGGAATACCATACACCATAATTCG GGCTGGAGGCTTGCAAGATAAAGACGGCGGTGTAAGAGAGCTGCTCGTTGGAAAGGATGATGAACTTCTGGAGACAGAAACAAGGACAATCGCGAGGGCTGATGTTGCAGAAACCTGTATTCAG GCACTAAGCATTGAGGAGGCGAAATTCAAAGCACTTGATCTCGCCTCTAAGCCTGAGGGATCCGGTACACCAACCAAGGATTTTAAGGCTCTATTTTCTCAAGCCACTTCTCGTTTCTGA